CTACCAAATAGTTATTGCACTCATgagaaaaaaccaaaaaaaaatcagggaCGTATAGCAGTAAATTTCAAATTGAATGCAGTTGAAATACCATTGCCGAAAGGGTGTGACAAATGGCTGACAAAGGGTAAGAATGACACAGATTGTGGCACATCACTTGATACAATATACAATAAATGGCTCAAAACGGACCAATAATGCTGAAATTCAAATTGTTATAAATATGTGATAAAGTCACATATTGATCACAAATATGCAATGGCCTATGTAAACAGCAAGTGAATATAACGTTTCTTTTATAAGAAGTGTACATCCAATTTGCGATAAGTGTTGAAGAGTTGTTGCATCGTCCAGCTCCAGCTGTTCCTGCTCCTCTCCCGACAACCTTTTGTTTCGCAAAAGAGGTTGGGATCCAATTAAAGCATCGTTCTGGAACCGGATACAGCTGAATATCTACTTCCAGGTTTTTCAGGATTTAATGAAGTTGGCTTTAATTTGAAAGCATTTGACACATGCCCATGTAGAATATGTTGGTAGAACTGGAAAATGTCCCTTCAACTCTAAGCCCTTTAGCTGTAATTCCAGCTACATAactttgccctttttttttttgggaagaaaAATCTTGTTGATATGGCTGCTACAGCAGTTTACGTCTTCATTTATTCATCCAATAAAAATGGTCGATGCACTTATtggttttcatccatttttgGTTTCAAGTGGTTGCTTCGCCTCCCAGCATCCACAACCCAAAATCCACAACTACTCATTAATTGTTTCCTGGAACATGAAACAGAGAGAGCAGAACAAAGTCAGCTTGGATACAAATGCAGAGAGTTACTAGTACTAGACTACGAGTTTTGCTATGGAAAGTGCTTACGATGTTTCAAAATTTGATGATGATGGTCGTGTCAAAACGAACCGGTACCCTGatgattttctaaaatttatgcTGTTGGCTTGattcttttcctcaaaattttcCATACGTTCATTGATGCGGTTATTTCCTATCATCACCTGGTTTACTTCTGTTCTGCTTGCTGATTGCTACGGGTCACCTGATTCCAAAACTGGCAGAAGGAACCATACCTACATGGAAGCTGTGAGAGCTAATcttgttttaagttttttgcTATCATCTTTTTTAGACAAACGCCACAAATTATGAACACAAAGCTAAGAAAACAAGTTGCGGTTCGGAGACCGAAGCCATTGATTAGCCAGTATCTACCCTGAAAAATGGATTGCATTCGTGGTTGACTCTACTGTgctaaagaaacaaaagtcacGTATTGAATGCCAGCACCGGGATGATGGGAAATGCTGGCTTTCTAAGCAGGGAATAAGATATTAGTagttttcctcatttttgtgCAGGGAAAACTCCATTTGTTTTCATCCTCTCTTCTacattctccttttcttttattttgaatatttaGGAAGAACTGGATTCTTTGTCAAATTTGATGATCGGATCAGCAGATTCCTATAACCATTTTGGGCTATCCACTATCATTAAAGGTGCAGTTCACGGCCCTAATTAATTTGGACTATAATTCCGTTTGAATGGTTTTTGGCCGCTGCCACACCTTCTGGTGCAATTTACAAATTGTCAATGTACACTCTGTTGTTGAATGTATAATATTTGCAACGGAGTGTACATCCTGTAGTTCAATTAACGCTCAGTGATTCTGGAGGCCCAAAATTATCACCAGATGGTAAAAACTTCCATTCATCCTATTCTCCAGTTTACCTCCTTTAAGGCAAGAGTTCCTTGAGTTGAAAAGATGTATAAAGTTTAAAAGAATGTTTAATGCTACGTGACACCACATGATTAACGATTGACAAGAAAACTAGAAATAAGTTACACGACAATAATTAGTTTTAGCAAGACAGAAGCTATTCAGATGTTTATCAAAGTGTAATCAAGTGCACTAACAATTATTCATTTGAACTCGAGCTTGAGCATGGTGGTACATCTTGTTGGAGCAGACCGGGTAAATGTAGGTTAAACACTACACGAATGCATCTCAGGATTGTCGTTGTACCTTAGTCTGAATTTGCATCTGGGACAAATCCTTTTAACTAGTAGCAATATGAAGATAGCTGCATGTACCCTCTAAATTAATGAGCATCCAACTGTGTGATGCAGGTATTTTGTCAACCACTATATGCATTTGTGGAATCATGGAGCAAAAGGAAATGGCCAGACTGTACATTTATAACAAAGGAATCAGTGATTGACCTGCCCTGCTGTGAAATTCTAGACAACGTAATTCTCAATTTACCGGAGAGGAGGGTTGGGTTAGGCGGTAAGATGACGGAAATTATGAGTGGAAAATTTTAGATTCAATATCTCTAacttatttaaaagaaaaaaaaaatcgttaATTCACCTTTAAATTAAGGACATCCTATCCAAACTGCCGAAGTCTATGATTAACTAATTATGCATTCATCTTATATGAATGGGAGTGTAATTGAGTGTATTTGCACATTAATTCAGTTTGCTAAGTGCTACGGTCAACTGTGCAGTATTTTCCAGTCCAATTTATAGACTCAGAGATGAACATCATGTTCTTGGATTTAGTGGGctctttcttattttaaccacgCCTGATACCTTTCTTTAAAGTCTCTCGGTAAATACATTATTGTTGAATTCCAAAAGTCGGACAAAGATAAATAATTTGCATCTTCAGATTCCATGAATCAGATGTCTTGTCATACATGCAAAAAAGTAAAAACGAACAGCCAAACATGTTCAGAAAACTAGTGCTAAATTGCtaatctttatttatttatttttttttgggggtttggTGGTTAAGTACTTGTGCTAACTTCCTTTAGTTTTGCACGTAacacttatattttttttttcccactgACTTTGGATGCCTCTGAAGTGATTATGCTAAATTCAGGGTAAGTTGTGGATCAGTACTGTGTCATTCTTCCTCCTTTTTTGACTCATTTTATGAAGCATCAAAAACGAAAAGTAGTGGTAGCGCCATAAAAAGAACATTCTcccaagaaaaagaagaattgaagtgatgaagttggTCAGAGCGCAAATTAAACAAGCCATTAACAATCGATCACCTCTAATGGTAAGGAGTAGTAAATAAATATTCCTCACTAACTATTGTGTGAGTGTCTTCCAACAAAACGAAAAGTGAAGTATTAATTACACCTACCCCTTCCAGGGATGACTGCCGTTATATATTTCCTTGTCATCCTTTCCAACTTCACATCTTtctcctcaaaaaaaaaaaaaaccttgcgAGACGATACAAAACCgacagaaaaacaagaaaagaacaaaCAAAAAAGTGAGGTTTGAGAAATGCAGGCAAATAGCACTATTTTTTCTGTTGAAAGAGGCTGTGATGACTCAAAATTTGATGAGGATGGTCGTGTTAAACGAACTGGTAACACTCTATAATTTTCTACTTTCCATCCCTTTAACTTCATCTCTTTCTAATGTTTTGATGTTTTCGCATGAAATATATTGTTCCTGATCTCTGGTAAtgattcatctttttttttttttgttaacccGTTTGGTTTGTAGGAACCTTGACTACTGCTAGTGCTCATATCATAACGGCGGTTATCGGGTCGGGGGTGCTGTCTCTGGCATGGGCAACTTCTCAGCTGGGGTGGATTGCAGGACCAGTTGCCATGATGGCCTTTTCTTGCATCACCTGGTTTACTTCCATTCTACTTGCTGATTGTTACAGGTCTCCTGACTCTGTAACCGGCCGGAGAAACCGTACTTATATGGAAGTTGTGAGAGCTAATCTAGGTAATTAATCTAGTCAAGAAATAATCAGAAAAATCCTTGGTCATCATGCAGCTGGTATAAGCTGGTCAGTCAATTAATTTTGCATAGCACTTGATTCGAGCTAATCTTTCATCTGCCCTTCTACAATTTCAATGCATGTTAATTTCACGTAAAAATCTTTTAATTACAAAAGAGATTAtccctgttttttttttggcaaaaggaGGAAGATTCCAGTGATTTCTTGTTCTATCTTGAATGTCTTCTTGCAAATTAGACCACTACTCCTCCAAGTTTACTGGACTTTCTACCCCTAGACCGCCAAACTTGTACTGTTCTTCATGACATATTAGGCTTAGTAATTTACAGAACTGCCCTAATTTTAAGGTTTTACGTACGAACAGTTATATGTGAAAAAATCTCTTCAAAGCTGTAGCTCTTCTAGCTTTGTTATGGAGAAGGGTCTCCATGTACATagcttctcctttttttttttgttaccaAGGAGTACTATTAATATTCTTATGTCAGTCCAAGGATTCCTCCCCCAtttcttttaccttttcttACCTTTAGATTTGCTGAAACTTGCTCTTCAATTCCCTCATTCAGAGGAGATTCACCAGtcccccaaaaaacaaaaaaaaaaaagtgttgctCATCTTTTTTGCTGCACCATTTATTAATCATCTGCCATTCGATTCAAAAGCAGACGACTGAACTATTATGCTTCGGAAACTGAACTGTTGAACAGTAGATGAATTAGCGATTACGTACAGATGTTCGGCTGGGCTGTGGTCAGTGCTCAGCCTTCACTTACTGAGAAACAAACAAAAGTTGGTGAAAGTTGCCAGCCCCCATGATGCAAGTGAAAGTAAATGCCAACTGCAACGCCCCCTAAACGggggattttttttcttttttaaaaaaaacttgtaTTCCCTCGAAAACATTTTGTTATCGAATGTTTATGGGACTGGAACAGTAACCTGTTAGCACTGGACAGTAGAATAGAACCTTGCGTTACTTCATATCCTTTGTCTAGGGTATAACAAGGTGAAAGGCAAGAAATTACCTAGCCGTTGATAAAAAGAAAATGTTTGCCCTGAAATTAAATTACTAGGGATGGACTATTTCTACTCATTTATTTAAGAGCTCTACTATTAATTCATTGGACTTCgtccaaaaggaaaaaaaaaaaaaaatggtaaacTCGTTAGACTGTGCCATCATCGCTTCCTTAGAAACCATCTCTCCTTTTGCTCTGTATCCACGCAGGAGGACTCAAGGTCCAGCTTTGTGGGATAGCACAATATGGGAATCTTGTGGGCATCACCATCGGATATACGGTCACCACAGCCATTAGCATGGTGTAAGCTACCAATAACTGACAAAGGTGCATTTGATCAAATACATTAATCATGTATAGATGTTTATTCAGGATTGGATTCTTGTTCAGGGCCATCAAACGATCAGACTGCTTCCATGAGAATCATATTCGTGATGGCTGTCACACCTCAAACAATTTCTTCATAATCCTCTTTGGGTTGGTACAAGTAATCCTCAGCCAAATACCAAACTTTCACAAGCTGTCGCTGCTTTCCATCATTGCTGCTGTCATGTCTTTTTGTTACTCTTCAATTGGCCTCGGCCTCTCTGTAGCTCAAATTGCAGGTAATTTGTTACACTACTACTCTATCTATCTGCATATATAATTGTTAATTCATTCTATTGATATTGTTTATGAGTTAACCATGCAAGAATCTTTTTGAAGGCGGGGCTCATCCTCAGACAAGCTTAACAGGAAAACCTGCCGGAAAGAGTATGACGGCTATGGATAAGATGTGGGACACATTTTCAGCCCTGGGAGATATTGCCTTTGCCTATGCCTTTTCTACTGTACTTGTTGAGATACAGGCAAGTCGTCCTATCTTTTTGGAGGTTCTTGTTGTTTAACTATACAGTAGCTTCTTAAACTAACTATTCTGCTTGAACACTAGGACACGCTAAAATCCACTCCACCGGAAAACCAAGTCATGAAAAGGGCTGCATTCATCGGAATTTCAGTCTCGACCGTATTTTATATGCTCTGTGGAGTCCTGGGATATTCTGCATTTGGAAATGATTCCCCCGGAAATCTCTTAACTGGATTTGGTTTCTACGAGCCATTTTGGCTTGTCGATCTGGCTAATGTCTGCATTGCGGTACACCTTGTGGGAGCCTACCAGGTATGATTAGATAGATTGCTTGGGGAATGCATCCTGCGTACGTATAATGCATTGCGTCTTAACCATATATACATGAAAATGCATACGagatcttttttaaaaaataaaaataaaaataaaaattgataaCTCCACTCTATATAACGTCGAAACAAATGCAGGTATTTGCACAACCGATTTTTGCATTTGTGGAAAGTTGGAGCAAAAAGAAATGGCCGGAAAGTACATTCATAAACAGAGAAAACTCGATTGACTTGCCGGGCGGCGGCGTTATGAATTTCAGTCTCTTCAGGTTAGTTTGGAGAACATCGTACGTAATATTCACAATAGTAGTAGCAATGATCTTCCCAAATTTCAATGACGTATTAGGGCTCCTTGGGGCTGCCTCATTCTGGCCGCTGACGGTTTTCTTCCCGATTGAGATGTACATAGCGCAAGCCAAGATTCGAAAGTTTTCATTCACTTGGATTTGGATGCAAATCTTAAGCTTCGTCTGCTTAAGCATCTCACTTCTGGCTGCTGCTGCATCCATCCGAGGCCTTATCAAGCATCTCGACACCCTAAAGCCCTTCAAATCCGAGTCTTGAGATTGTTGCTTCTCTTTCTACAGAGAAATTACTACAAATGAACTTTATACTCGTGTTTTTAAGTATCCATATCCGTGTGATCTGACTGTCACACAGTTTCTTCGGTGAAAGTTTCCATATCCTTAGGAGTCATGCTAATATCTactacatatatattatatagaGAGGATATttagaataaaaagaaatacaGAATGAGGAAAAGAGAATTACAAGGAAAAAACATTTTACATATGAATACAgcaaaactataaaaaaaatgaaaaataaaagagattCTTCTTTCAGTAGGTATAAAGCATGTATAAAGCTTCGAAACTTCAACTCCAACAACTGGTTTCAGAATGACTAACAAGTACCGCTGCGCATGATGTAGGAGGACAGAACAGCTAGTTCATAGTTAAGGCCTCAATAAGCTTCTACTACAGAGGCGTAAACAAGAAGGTTCTGCTAATAATTTTACAAAGGATAACGTGAAGGTAAGGGAATAAACAATAGAAACCTATAATATTGCTTGAAAAAGCTGATCTGCATAGAGCAATTTAGTCCATCAGTTTAGACGAGGCGCTGTGGACGAAATCCTTTCTTCTTCAAGAAGCTGATAGGGATCAATGTACTCGGGTGGTGTGACACGAGTGTTCCTTGCGTCATGGACGAAATTTGGTCCGAAATACTGCAGAAATTCAAGAAAGGCTGTAAATATCTAGTGCCAATTTATGTAAATAAAAACACTGAAGGCGCGAATGGGTTTTAACATGACACGGAAGATGGAATAGAACGCAATGACATCAAACCACGAAGTAGAAGAATATATAATTAGAAAGAATCAGCTCAAGGATCGCAGCATAAGTCACGTTACAATCCAGAGGATATAAAAAGTATTGATTCGTCTTACTACGAACCAATTAACTTCTTATAACACAAAGGAGATTCGGTTAATTGTTCTGCTCCATGTTCTCAATGAGTACCTGAAATTTTAGACCTCTAAGAGTCAGTTTTTGCCATGATTAAGATCTTCTTTGTCTCATTTTTTGCAACAAAGAGATACGGATTGCGTACTCCACAGAATAAAAAGCCAAAAGCAAAGGCAGAGGTTCAGAAGCAATCCCCTGGAAAATCTACTCACACTCAGGTAAAGGAAATTTGGTCAAAAAGTTCCTCCAGGATCCAGCATTATTTGACCGGCCCCTCACCTCACTTTAAGTTCTTCTCTGCCATTAATTTCTGCTCATTATTCTACTTTCTCTTACTCCTTTACCAGAataaataaatcagaaattcaaaaACTGTCACCCTAAAAGATGCAATATCAGAGCCGCTAACAAAATACCACTTTTTCACACTTAGGTCCTTAATAAATACAATTATCACACTGAAAGATTCTATAAACTTACTGTTTGATCCTTTTCAACTATCCGGtgtctctctcactctcttctctttttcatttattggtttttctacttttttttggggggggtgGGGCAGTGATGGTTGGGTCAAGGGGGGAGGTGTGGTTGTGCAGGAGAAGGTTATTTTGAATTGTCATCTTGTTCGAGAGAAGACAAATGAAGATGAACAAAGAGGTCAACAGAGTTGTGAGAGAATTTAAACCTTCTCTTTCAGAAGGTTTTCCTCTCCAATTCAAATGAAGTAAGAAGCAACGATAAAAAGAAGTTGAATATGAGGCTCTGAAAATGTGATCCACTTGCAGTGCATCAGTTAGATCTATTCCAATCACTACAATgaaattcttttccttttctacaGTAGAATTCCTACCTACGGAAGATCTGTCCAAAAATACAGCATTCCTGAGCTTATTCTTCTAAGCAATTTTCTGAGAAACAACTCTTTCAGAAATTGCTTAATATAGCAATACCAAATCTCTACCTTCTGTGCATAAGTTTGGCCACGATCATcaaacaatattttttttttttttgggcaaatgAACCATTCCAACCCAGCAACTATcaataaaagttaaaaaaagaCCCCAAAAAAACAGCAaatacttttcttcttttctaatCTTTTACTCTTGATTTCTCGTCTTGAAAAATTTCTTGGTTGCTCTTTTGATAATTCCAATATCATGCACCACTTTCAAGTCCAGGAAATAACTCAGAGGATCTAGCAATCAATGCTTCCTTTTTGGCTATCTGTATGCCATAAGATTCCCAAGAGGCTTTGGCTCATCTGATTGATAAAAACAACTTATCTAAGGCTTCCAGATAATCATAACGTCATCAACCAAGTGGAAAGTTATCACACTTTGAATTAAAGCACAACCTATTACACTTGACTTTTTGGTGGAGATGAAATTATGCACTTCACAAAGATCAAAATGGAAGACTTACCAGGTAGATAGTAGAGAAGAAGGCAAAAGTTATGAGGATCAATGGCCAAAACCCCAAAAAGAATGTTCCTCCAAGCGTAAGCAAAAGTCTAGCCCGTGGAATCAAACCCTGCGTAGAGACATACAGACGGTGATGCCCATCACTCCAAACACACTTGAACAAGCAGGCAAGGAGAATAGCAATCTTCAATCTTTGATTTGTTGAACAAGATTTATATAACAGAGCACAATGAAACCACAAATTGCTTAGTGAGATCAAATAACGAAAATGATTAATGAAATAATGAGAGTTTCTTCATAAGCAGGATCTGGTACTTGGAACAACTATCCTTTCCTATGACATTGCGTGGAGTAttatttttatatgaaattcCAAACTGTCTCATCAAAGTAAGTTTCACGACAATTAGTCAAGCCCGGTATTTGTACTTAATAGAACAGGAACATTATCCTTGGTTCAAATATATAATCAAATTGTTGGGATTTCAGCAGGTAAAGGAATTTGGAGACATATTAGATCAAAGACAAACAACTAATACGCTGTAGAAGAATTAACTGGACAGTGACATGGATAAAACTCTAATCCAACTTAAGGATGTTAATCAGATAACTGTTGTCAAACATGAAGAAGAAACAGGAAAGTGGGTTTTCCTGATCAGTGCTTTCATAAGATGAAAAAAGGAACACCTAACAGGTGTTTAGCTGAGACCTGtaccaaaattttccaagacAAACAGAAGCTTTGAGCTATACCAACTAAATACAAAGAGTGAAGTAAAATTCAAGACCAACCTCAAGGCCTTCACTATTAAGTGCCATAGATTGTTCTCTTTGATTGGTAAGGTTTCTCTCAGGATTTGTAGACACAGCATTTGCTCGCGAG
This portion of the Coffea arabica cultivar ET-39 chromosome 2e, Coffea Arabica ET-39 HiFi, whole genome shotgun sequence genome encodes:
- the LOC140004185 gene encoding amino acid permease 6-like isoform X2; translation: MQANSTIFSVERGCDDSKFDEDGRVKRTGTLTTASAHIITAVIGSGVLSLAWATSQLGWIAGPVAMMAFSCITWFTSILLADCYRSPDSVTGRRNRTYMEVVRANLGGLKVQLCGIAQYGNLVGITIGYTVTTAISMVAIKRSDCFHENHIRDGCHTSNNFFIILFGLVQVILSQIPNFHKLSLLSIIAAVMSFCYSSIGLGLSVAQIAGGAHPQTSLTGKPAGKSMTAMDKMWDTFSALGDIAFAYAFSTVLVEIQDTLKSTPPENQVMKRAAFIGISVSTVFYMLCGVLGYSAFGNDSPGNLLTGFGFYEPFWLVDLANVCIAVHLVGAYQVFAQPIFAFVESWSKKKWPESTFINRENSIDLPGGGVMNFSLFRAPWGCLILAADGFLPD
- the LOC140004185 gene encoding amino acid permease 6-like isoform X1, which translates into the protein MQANSTIFSVERGCDDSKFDEDGRVKRTGTLTTASAHIITAVIGSGVLSLAWATSQLGWIAGPVAMMAFSCITWFTSILLADCYRSPDSVTGRRNRTYMEVVRANLGGLKVQLCGIAQYGNLVGITIGYTVTTAISMVAIKRSDCFHENHIRDGCHTSNNFFIILFGLVQVILSQIPNFHKLSLLSIIAAVMSFCYSSIGLGLSVAQIAGGAHPQTSLTGKPAGKSMTAMDKMWDTFSALGDIAFAYAFSTVLVEIQDTLKSTPPENQVMKRAAFIGISVSTVFYMLCGVLGYSAFGNDSPGNLLTGFGFYEPFWLVDLANVCIAVHLVGAYQVFAQPIFAFVESWSKKKWPESTFINRENSIDLPGGGVMNFSLFRLVWRTSYVIFTIVVAMIFPNFNDVLGLLGAASFWPLTVFFPIEMYIAQAKIRKFSFTWIWMQILSFVCLSISLLAAAASIRGLIKHLDTLKPFKSES